The proteins below are encoded in one region of Fibrella aestuarina BUZ 2:
- a CDS encoding serine hydrolase domain-containing protein: MKHPLLCLFLALPLSSFCQPATNVPTADDRLRRIEAALPVVEKIYSDYAAQRHVPGIGLGVVVDGKLIYGKGIGEADLATKRPVTAQSQFRIASMTKSLTAMAILKLRDEGKLRLDDPAAGYVPELTNLRPLTTDAPPITIRHLLTHAAGFPEDNPWGDRQLADSEAELSQFLRGGLSVANAPGVAYEYSNLGFTLLGRIISNVAKQPYQQYITDNILRPLGMTSTIWDYRKADPNRYVNGYRWQEGQHLAETPLPDGSWGAMGGLITTVDDFARYMALHLSAWPARDGAETGPVRRSSLREMQQPWNFRGLNAQFRYPSGRLCPTAQAYAYGLVWARDCGGRVSVGHSGGLPGFGTEWQVMPDYGIGIISCANLTYAGMRTLNTAALDTLIALAGLKPRVLAPSVILAQRKAELVRLLPNFEKAEASGIFAENFFPDTPIDLRRRSTQALFEKIGKVVRVEELIPENNLRGTFRIVGERGAVDVFFTLTPEANPLIQQLDLK; encoded by the coding sequence ATGAAACATCCGCTACTCTGTTTGTTCCTGGCGCTGCCGCTGAGCTCGTTTTGCCAGCCAGCTACCAACGTACCCACAGCCGACGACCGGTTACGCCGCATCGAAGCGGCCCTGCCTGTCGTCGAGAAAATTTACAGCGATTATGCGGCGCAGCGCCACGTACCTGGCATTGGGCTTGGGGTGGTGGTCGATGGTAAACTGATCTACGGAAAAGGCATCGGTGAGGCCGATCTGGCGACGAAACGGCCCGTTACGGCGCAGTCGCAGTTCCGCATCGCATCGATGACCAAAAGCCTCACGGCCATGGCCATTCTGAAACTGCGCGACGAAGGTAAGTTACGCCTCGACGACCCGGCGGCTGGGTACGTTCCCGAACTGACAAACCTGCGCCCGCTCACCACCGATGCGCCGCCCATCACGATCCGCCACCTGCTGACGCATGCCGCTGGTTTTCCTGAAGATAACCCCTGGGGTGACCGGCAACTGGCCGACTCTGAAGCCGAGTTAAGTCAGTTTTTGCGTGGCGGGCTCTCGGTAGCCAACGCGCCGGGCGTGGCCTATGAATACAGCAACCTGGGCTTTACGCTGTTGGGGCGGATCATCAGCAACGTCGCGAAGCAGCCCTATCAGCAGTATATCACCGACAATATCCTTCGCCCGTTGGGCATGACGAGCACGATCTGGGATTACCGCAAGGCTGACCCCAATCGGTACGTAAACGGCTACCGCTGGCAGGAGGGACAACACCTGGCCGAAACGCCCCTGCCCGACGGCTCCTGGGGGGCCATGGGGGGGCTGATTACGACGGTTGACGATTTTGCCCGCTACATGGCCCTGCATCTGAGCGCTTGGCCCGCCCGCGACGGTGCAGAAACCGGCCCGGTGCGGCGGAGTTCACTGCGGGAAATGCAGCAGCCCTGGAATTTTCGGGGCTTAAACGCGCAGTTCCGCTACCCATCGGGACGGCTTTGCCCAACCGCCCAAGCTTATGCCTATGGCCTGGTCTGGGCGCGCGATTGTGGGGGGCGCGTGAGTGTAGGCCATAGCGGTGGCCTGCCCGGTTTCGGCACCGAATGGCAGGTAATGCCCGATTATGGTATTGGTATTATCAGTTGTGCCAACCTCACCTACGCGGGGATGCGCACCCTGAACACGGCTGCGCTCGATACGCTCATTGCGTTGGCGGGCCTGAAACCACGAGTGCTGGCTCCGTCGGTTATTCTGGCCCAACGCAAAGCCGAGCTCGTGCGACTACTGCCCAATTTTGAGAAGGCTGAGGCGAGTGGCATTTTTGCCGAAAACTTCTTCCCTGATACGCCCATCGACCTGCGCCGCCGCAGTACGCAGGCACTGTTCGAGAAGATCGGCAAGGTGGTGCGGGTGGAGGAACTGATTCCCGAAAACAACCTGCGGGGTACGTTCCGGATCGTGGGTGAACGCGGCGCTGTCGACGTATTTTTCACCCTGACCCCCGAGGCCAACCCCCTGATTCAGCAATTAGATCTGAAGTAG